The following coding sequences lie in one Miscanthus floridulus cultivar M001 chromosome 9, ASM1932011v1, whole genome shotgun sequence genomic window:
- the LOC136480315 gene encoding predicted GPI-anchored protein 58 produces MDSLSILTATNAGPTAMATTSSYSSPRTLPTTPSLSVPGGGAADPFAPPPGADYASTTSSAASMPPPQPWPDDAAAIVAAQRAEATAGTGAAPAASASTPSSSTRPSSLPSLSSTLPPKPPLPSWG; encoded by the coding sequence ATGGACTCCCTCTCTATCCTCACCGCTACCAATGCCGGGCCCACCGCCATGGCAACCACCAGCAGCTACAGCTCCCCGCGCACGCTACCGACGACGCCGTCGCTGTCGGTGCCAGGAGGCGGTGCCGCGGATCCCTTCGCTCCGCCACCGGGAGCAGACTACGCTAGCACGACCAGCTCTGCTGCATCCATGCCACCCCCACAGCCATGGCCAGATGATGCTGCCGCCATCGTTGCAGCACAGCGCGCGGAAGCCACAGCAGGGACGGGCGCTGCCCCCGCTGCATCCGCCTCGACTCCTTCCTCGTCCACCCGTCCGTCCTCGCTTCCGAGCCTATCGTCCACCCTACCCCCCAAGCCGCCCCTCCCATCCTGGGGGTAG
- the LOC136482408 gene encoding binding partner of ACD11 1-like isoform X2, with protein sequence MQVRLGPGCLRIGVAPAELCTSPSPSPSPSPQLCTSPNWTIDVSDVRTIKVTNVPLSATAENMKEFFSFSGEIEYVEMRRDSETSQVAYVTFKEFHGADTALLLSGSSMCGDVPVNIAPVEDYELPPEAYSHPEVRSPAPGTPTREAVKKAEEVVSTMLAKGFVLSKDALRRAQSFDGRHQQLLSTATARVASLDRRLGLSDKFSLGTAAARGAARGVDERFQVTERAWGAFSAAGEVVAGSPYASRGTAWVSAAVGAVARAAFDVGAMTMEKVVRAEVEGTAADGAGAEAAGQGHAARVDVHDEPGVAAQHGPPKE encoded by the exons ATGCAGGTCCGGCTGGGCCCTGGCTGTTTGAGGATAGGAGTAGCTCCTGCTGAACTTTGCACCTCACCATCACCgtcaccatcaccatcaccacaGCTCTGCACTTCCCCCAATTGGACCATCGATGTCTCAGAC GTCAGAACGATCAAGGTGACCAATGTGCCTCTGTCAGCAACAGCAGAGAACATGAAGGAGTTCTTCTCCTTCTCTGGCGAGATCGAGTACGTCGAGATGCGAAGGGACTCAGAGACGTCTCAGGTTGCTTATGTCACCTTCAAGGAGTTCCATGGAGCTGACACGGCTCTGCTCCTCTCT GGATCAAGCATGTGTGGCGATGTTCCTGTGAACATCGCACCAGTGGAAGACTACGAACTGCCACCGGAAGCCTACTCCCATCCAGAAGTAAGGTCACCGGCGCCAGGAACGCCGACCAGGGAGGCCGTGAAGAAGGCGGAGGAGGTAGTGAGCACCATGCTGGCCAAGGGCTTCGTGCTGAGCAAGGACGCGCTGCGGCGCGCGCAGTCGTTCGACGGCCGGCACCAGCAGCTGCTGTCCACGGCGACGGCGCGGGTGGCGTCGCTGGACCGCCGCCTGGGGCTCAGCGACAAGTTCAGCCTGGGCACGGCCGCGGCCCGCGGCGCGGCTCGCGGCGTCGACGAGCGGTTCCAGGTCACGGAGCGCGCCTGGGGCGCCTTCTCCGCGGCCGGGGAGGTCGTGGCGGGCAGCCCCTACGCGTCTCGCGGCACCGCCTGGGTGTCGGCCGCCGTCGGCGCCGTCGCCAGGGCCGCGTTCGACGTCGgcgccatgaccatggagaagGTGGTCAGGGCCGAGGTGGAGGGCACGGCGGCGGACGGCGCGGGCGCCGAGGCGGCGGGGCAAGGGCACGCGGCCCGTGTCGACGTGCACGACGAACCTGGAGTTGCAGCTCAGCACGGTCCACCAAAAGAATAA
- the LOC136482408 gene encoding binding partner of ACD11 1-like isoform X1 encodes MAVRLGPGCLRIGVAPAELCTSPSPSPSPSPQLCTSPNWTIDVSDVRTIKVTNVPLSATAENMKEFFSFSGEIEYVEMRRDSETSQVAYVTFKEFHGADTALLLSGSSMCGDVPVNIAPVEDYELPPEAYSHPEVRSPAPGTPTREAVKKAEEVVSTMLAKGFVLSKDALRRAQSFDGRHQQLLSTATARVASLDRRLGLSDKFSLGTAAARGAARGVDERFQVTERAWGAFSAAGEVVAGSPYASRGTAWVSAAVGAVARAAFDVGAMTMEKVVRAEVEGTAADGAGAEAAGQGHAARVDVHDEPGVAAQHGPPKE; translated from the exons ATGGCG GTCCGGCTGGGCCCTGGCTGTTTGAGGATAGGAGTAGCTCCTGCTGAACTTTGCACCTCACCATCACCgtcaccatcaccatcaccacaGCTCTGCACTTCCCCCAATTGGACCATCGATGTCTCAGAC GTCAGAACGATCAAGGTGACCAATGTGCCTCTGTCAGCAACAGCAGAGAACATGAAGGAGTTCTTCTCCTTCTCTGGCGAGATCGAGTACGTCGAGATGCGAAGGGACTCAGAGACGTCTCAGGTTGCTTATGTCACCTTCAAGGAGTTCCATGGAGCTGACACGGCTCTGCTCCTCTCT GGATCAAGCATGTGTGGCGATGTTCCTGTGAACATCGCACCAGTGGAAGACTACGAACTGCCACCGGAAGCCTACTCCCATCCAGAAGTAAGGTCACCGGCGCCAGGAACGCCGACCAGGGAGGCCGTGAAGAAGGCGGAGGAGGTAGTGAGCACCATGCTGGCCAAGGGCTTCGTGCTGAGCAAGGACGCGCTGCGGCGCGCGCAGTCGTTCGACGGCCGGCACCAGCAGCTGCTGTCCACGGCGACGGCGCGGGTGGCGTCGCTGGACCGCCGCCTGGGGCTCAGCGACAAGTTCAGCCTGGGCACGGCCGCGGCCCGCGGCGCGGCTCGCGGCGTCGACGAGCGGTTCCAGGTCACGGAGCGCGCCTGGGGCGCCTTCTCCGCGGCCGGGGAGGTCGTGGCGGGCAGCCCCTACGCGTCTCGCGGCACCGCCTGGGTGTCGGCCGCCGTCGGCGCCGTCGCCAGGGCCGCGTTCGACGTCGgcgccatgaccatggagaagGTGGTCAGGGCCGAGGTGGAGGGCACGGCGGCGGACGGCGCGGGCGCCGAGGCGGCGGGGCAAGGGCACGCGGCCCGTGTCGACGTGCACGACGAACCTGGAGTTGCAGCTCAGCACGGTCCACCAAAAGAATAA
- the LOC136482408 gene encoding binding partner of ACD11 1-like isoform X3, whose amino-acid sequence MAVRTIKVTNVPLSATAENMKEFFSFSGEIEYVEMRRDSETSQVAYVTFKEFHGADTALLLSGSSMCGDVPVNIAPVEDYELPPEAYSHPEVRSPAPGTPTREAVKKAEEVVSTMLAKGFVLSKDALRRAQSFDGRHQQLLSTATARVASLDRRLGLSDKFSLGTAAARGAARGVDERFQVTERAWGAFSAAGEVVAGSPYASRGTAWVSAAVGAVARAAFDVGAMTMEKVVRAEVEGTAADGAGAEAAGQGHAARVDVHDEPGVAAQHGPPKE is encoded by the exons ATGGCG GTCAGAACGATCAAGGTGACCAATGTGCCTCTGTCAGCAACAGCAGAGAACATGAAGGAGTTCTTCTCCTTCTCTGGCGAGATCGAGTACGTCGAGATGCGAAGGGACTCAGAGACGTCTCAGGTTGCTTATGTCACCTTCAAGGAGTTCCATGGAGCTGACACGGCTCTGCTCCTCTCT GGATCAAGCATGTGTGGCGATGTTCCTGTGAACATCGCACCAGTGGAAGACTACGAACTGCCACCGGAAGCCTACTCCCATCCAGAAGTAAGGTCACCGGCGCCAGGAACGCCGACCAGGGAGGCCGTGAAGAAGGCGGAGGAGGTAGTGAGCACCATGCTGGCCAAGGGCTTCGTGCTGAGCAAGGACGCGCTGCGGCGCGCGCAGTCGTTCGACGGCCGGCACCAGCAGCTGCTGTCCACGGCGACGGCGCGGGTGGCGTCGCTGGACCGCCGCCTGGGGCTCAGCGACAAGTTCAGCCTGGGCACGGCCGCGGCCCGCGGCGCGGCTCGCGGCGTCGACGAGCGGTTCCAGGTCACGGAGCGCGCCTGGGGCGCCTTCTCCGCGGCCGGGGAGGTCGTGGCGGGCAGCCCCTACGCGTCTCGCGGCACCGCCTGGGTGTCGGCCGCCGTCGGCGCCGTCGCCAGGGCCGCGTTCGACGTCGgcgccatgaccatggagaagGTGGTCAGGGCCGAGGTGGAGGGCACGGCGGCGGACGGCGCGGGCGCCGAGGCGGCGGGGCAAGGGCACGCGGCCCGTGTCGACGTGCACGACGAACCTGGAGTTGCAGCTCAGCACGGTCCACCAAAAGAATAA